The Ochrobactrum quorumnocens genome has a segment encoding these proteins:
- a CDS encoding LexA family protein — translation MSPSLDPQAATARHGLTQVQGQYLAFIYAYSRIFKQPPAEADMRRHFAVTAPSVHQMVLTLEKAGFISRVPGAARSIQLLIPPEDLPILR, via the coding sequence ATGAGTCCCTCACTTGACCCGCAAGCCGCAACGGCAAGACATGGCCTTACGCAAGTCCAAGGCCAGTACCTGGCCTTTATCTACGCCTATAGCCGCATCTTCAAACAGCCTCCGGCCGAAGCCGACATGCGTCGCCACTTCGCCGTTACCGCTCCGTCTGTTCACCAGATGGTGCTGACCCTCGAGAAGGCAGGATTTATATCCCGCGTGCCGGGCGCAGCACGCAGCATCCAACTCCTGATCCCACCAGAAGACCTCCCTATTCTACGATAA
- a CDS encoding type II toxin-antitoxin system RelE/ParE family toxin, which produces MPRVVITESAAQGLERCRRFLIAKSQEAAQRAGNAIQRHLFQLENAADIGRPFPSAPELRELVIPFGDSGYIALYRHETAENAVYVLAFRHQREAGY; this is translated from the coding sequence GTGCCACGAGTAGTTATAACCGAAAGTGCCGCACAAGGTTTGGAACGCTGCCGTCGATTTCTGATTGCCAAATCACAAGAAGCCGCACAGCGCGCTGGTAATGCGATTCAACGTCACTTGTTCCAACTCGAGAATGCGGCTGATATCGGGCGGCCTTTCCCCAGTGCGCCGGAGCTGCGGGAGTTGGTGATCCCTTTTGGGGACTCAGGATATATAGCGCTTTATCGTCATGAAACAGCCGAGAATGCGGTTTATGTGCTCGCGTTCCGACACCAGAGAGAAGCGGGCTACTGA
- a CDS encoding ABC transporter substrate-binding protein codes for MPHQKSPIISLQPSRRQFLSMSAGVAFAAGLGMTGSGLLLPIQTQAQDAQPKKGGHLVIAMHSASSSDHLDPASYTMAYMYTVGFQLFNTLLELGPDGKLTAALVESWEPANADASKWVFRLRKGVTFHNGKELTAKDVVYSLNHHRGDETKSGGKGVLLAVTDVVATDTHEITITLNAGNVDFPAAFVDYHLGIGPDGEDFDKGIGTGAFILEDFQPGVRALTRRNPNYWHPDRANVDSVETIAMDDTTARMAALMSGQAHIVNAVEPRLVSHLSARPDIQILRTPENSMYCFPMRTDSELLKNNDLRLALKYAIDREELQKSLLVGTGAVGNDHPIPSWNPLYSKDVPQRAYDPEKAAFYLKKSGFSGSIPLSVSDNGFTGSADAAQLYQASAAKAGITIDVERVPSDGYWDEVWLKKPFVASNWSVRPTADAMLSMLLQTGAPWNETGWSNEGFDKLLAASRVELDEAKRKQIYHDMQVLIVEDGGELIPVFTDNLAAAIGKVKGYVSVPGGGDMSGYRLAEKVWLEE; via the coding sequence ATGCCCCACCAGAAAAGCCCGATCATTTCGCTGCAGCCATCACGGCGGCAATTTCTCAGCATGTCAGCCGGAGTAGCCTTCGCCGCTGGTTTAGGAATGACTGGATCAGGATTGCTATTGCCAATACAGACACAGGCGCAGGATGCACAGCCAAAAAAAGGCGGGCATCTGGTTATCGCCATGCACTCTGCTTCCAGTTCGGACCATCTGGATCCCGCATCCTATACGATGGCATATATGTACACCGTCGGCTTTCAGCTTTTTAACACGCTGCTGGAACTTGGTCCTGATGGTAAACTCACAGCCGCCCTGGTTGAAAGCTGGGAACCAGCCAACGCCGATGCAAGCAAATGGGTATTCCGCCTGCGCAAAGGTGTAACTTTCCATAATGGCAAAGAACTGACTGCCAAAGACGTTGTCTATTCGCTCAACCATCATCGTGGTGATGAAACTAAATCCGGCGGCAAGGGCGTACTTCTCGCTGTCACAGACGTTGTGGCAACTGACACGCATGAAATCACCATTACGCTCAATGCGGGCAATGTCGATTTCCCTGCAGCTTTTGTCGATTATCATCTGGGCATCGGACCAGATGGAGAGGATTTCGACAAAGGCATCGGCACCGGTGCGTTTATTCTGGAGGATTTCCAGCCAGGTGTGCGGGCATTGACGCGCCGTAATCCAAATTACTGGCATCCGGATCGCGCTAATGTGGATTCCGTTGAAACTATAGCTATGGACGACACGACTGCGCGCATGGCGGCACTGATGAGCGGTCAGGCGCATATCGTGAACGCCGTCGAACCGCGCCTGGTCAGTCATCTGAGCGCACGCCCGGACATTCAGATTCTGCGTACGCCGGAAAATTCGATGTATTGCTTCCCAATGCGCACAGATTCCGAATTGCTGAAAAACAACGATCTGCGTCTTGCGCTTAAATATGCAATCGACCGCGAAGAGTTGCAGAAGAGTTTGTTGGTTGGCACGGGCGCTGTCGGCAATGATCACCCGATCCCATCGTGGAACCCGCTTTATTCAAAGGATGTTCCACAGCGCGCCTATGATCCAGAAAAAGCAGCATTTTATCTGAAGAAATCAGGCTTCTCTGGTTCAATTCCGCTCAGCGTGTCCGATAATGGGTTTACCGGATCAGCAGATGCGGCACAGCTCTATCAGGCATCGGCGGCAAAAGCCGGGATTACGATCGATGTCGAGCGCGTACCGTCAGACGGTTACTGGGATGAAGTTTGGCTGAAGAAGCCATTTGTCGCTTCCAACTGGTCGGTTCGCCCGACCGCTGATGCGATGCTTTCGATGCTCCTTCAGACTGGCGCTCCATGGAACGAAACCGGCTGGAGCAACGAAGGATTTGACAAACTGCTTGCTGCATCCCGTGTCGAACTGGATGAAGCCAAGCGTAAGCAGATTTATCACGACATGCAGGTGCTGATCGTGGAAGATGGCGGAGAACTGATCCCGGTCTTTACTGATAATCTTGCTGCCGCCATTGGTAAGGTGAAGGGTTATGTTTCCGTGCCAGGTGGTGGCGATATGAGCGGTTATCGTCTGGCTGAAAAGGTCTGGCTTGAAGAATAG
- a CDS encoding CopG family ribbon-helix-helix protein — MATSLKIDDALKGRVQQLASQRRRSAHWIMLEAIAQYVEREEARESFKQEAIASWASFKETGRHLTGTEVRNWLNNWGTNDETSVPECHE, encoded by the coding sequence ATGGCCACCTCCCTCAAAATCGATGACGCTCTGAAAGGGCGCGTCCAACAGCTTGCCAGCCAACGCCGTCGGTCGGCGCATTGGATCATGCTCGAAGCCATTGCGCAATATGTTGAGCGCGAAGAAGCCCGCGAGAGTTTTAAACAGGAAGCCATTGCTTCCTGGGCTTCCTTTAAAGAGACGGGTCGCCATCTTACCGGCACAGAAGTCCGTAACTGGCTCAACAACTGGGGCACAAATGACGAAACATCGGTGCCAGAGTGCCACGAGTAG
- a CDS encoding IS5 family transposase has translation MAWTETARRDYGRRGLRYASDCADDEWSVVAPLLQPMSKVGRPREHDPRTLWNAIQYIATTGCQWAQLPKEFPPFTTVQYHFYRMRDSGLLDLINEMLVAVTRLSEGRKAEPTAAIIDSQSVKTTEAGGPRGYDAGKKIKGRKRHIVTDMVGNILEDIVHGGDVQDRDGAPDIAPNVRQAARPKSIRFYLWSVSWPFSQLRANRAC, from the coding sequence ATGGCCTGGACTGAAACCGCCCGTCGCGACTATGGCAGACGAGGCTTACGCTATGCAAGCGACTGCGCCGACGATGAATGGTCTGTCGTCGCGCCGCTTTTGCAGCCGATGAGCAAGGTCGGACGTCCGCGCGAGCATGATCCACGTACATTGTGGAATGCGATCCAGTATATAGCGACAACAGGCTGCCAATGGGCGCAGTTGCCGAAGGAATTCCCGCCGTTCACGACAGTGCAGTACCATTTCTACCGGATGCGCGACAGCGGCTTGCTCGATCTTATCAATGAAATGCTGGTTGCGGTGACACGGCTGTCCGAAGGCCGCAAGGCGGAGCCGACGGCAGCCATTATCGATAGCCAGTCGGTGAAGACGACAGAAGCTGGTGGTCCGCGCGGCTATGATGCAGGCAAAAAGATCAAAGGGCGCAAGCGCCATATCGTAACCGATATGGTCGGCAACATCTTGGAAGACATCGTGCATGGTGGCGACGTTCAGGACCGCGACGGTGCGCCCGATATAGCCCCTAACGTACGGCAGGCAGCCAGGCCGAAATCGATCAGATTCTATCTTTGGTCTGTGAGTTGGCCATTTTCACAGCTTCGGGCCAACCGGGCCTGTTAA
- a CDS encoding ABC transporter permease, which yields MTDMQPDQFPSNSEQATISGRKYPVAFLRGNSLSGLIFKRLLLGAVLLWAISVIIFAGTQILPGDVATAMLGQQATPQAVENIRKELGLERPAIQRYAEWFGNAVRGDLGRSYSNRQDIAISIAPRLSNTLYLAAIAALFAIPIALLLGIISVLYAGTAIDRGIAVATLSTISLPEFFVAYILIAYFAISHGLLPSSAIVNSSMSAWQRLIAIALPCMTLVIAVTGHMVRMTRASLLAVMSSPYIETAQLKGLPRWRILLRHALPNALSPVINVIALNLAYLVVGVVVVEVIFVYPGMGQYMVDHVSKRDVPVVQACGLIFAAVYIGLNIIADVIVILTNPRLRHSG from the coding sequence ATGACAGACATGCAGCCAGACCAGTTCCCCAGCAATAGCGAGCAGGCCACAATTTCGGGTCGCAAATATCCTGTCGCTTTTTTGCGCGGCAATTCGCTTTCGGGACTAATCTTCAAGCGCCTGTTGCTCGGTGCGGTATTGCTCTGGGCTATTTCCGTTATCATCTTTGCCGGAACGCAAATTTTACCCGGTGATGTGGCCACTGCAATGCTAGGGCAACAGGCAACGCCGCAAGCTGTCGAGAATATCCGCAAGGAACTAGGCCTAGAGCGACCAGCTATACAACGCTATGCGGAGTGGTTCGGCAATGCAGTTCGGGGCGATCTCGGCCGTAGCTATTCCAACCGGCAAGACATTGCAATAAGCATAGCGCCCCGTTTGTCCAATACTCTTTATCTCGCAGCAATAGCTGCACTTTTTGCGATACCGATTGCCCTTTTGCTTGGCATTATTTCTGTTCTCTATGCAGGGACTGCGATTGATCGCGGCATCGCGGTGGCTACACTGAGCACCATATCGCTGCCAGAATTTTTCGTGGCCTATATTCTGATTGCCTATTTTGCGATTTCACATGGCCTTTTGCCATCAAGTGCGATTGTGAACTCGTCCATGAGTGCCTGGCAACGTCTGATTGCAATTGCCCTGCCCTGCATGACGCTTGTCATTGCCGTCACCGGACATATGGTGCGCATGACCCGCGCTTCGCTTCTTGCAGTGATGTCATCGCCCTATATTGAGACTGCACAACTTAAAGGCTTACCGCGTTGGCGCATTCTGCTCAGACATGCGCTTCCTAATGCACTCTCACCGGTCATTAACGTCATCGCGCTAAACCTTGCCTATCTTGTTGTTGGTGTGGTCGTTGTCGAAGTGATCTTCGTTTATCCGGGCATGGGACAATATATGGTGGATCACGTCTCCAAACGCGATGTGCCAGTGGTGCAGGCATGCGGGCTAATTTTTGCAGCCGTATACATCGGTCTCAATATCATTGCCGATGTCATCGTCATTCTGACCAATCCGCGGCTGAGGCATTCAGGATGA
- a CDS encoding IS4 family transposase, whose product MARPGSCIHELAKGQRRGEVGFGRFLRNPSVTVAALSEAAGNRTRERVAGRDILAIQDTSEIVLGGPKLRKAGFGPVGRGGFLGGVLLHPVLAVDAMSGELVGLADIAVWNRGKRNDLHHARRPLEQKESQKWLNGARRASEVLAKALRITVVSDRESDLYEDFALKPENVQVLIRASANRNLVNGEKLFGYASRLPEAGRISVTIPASPGRPIREARLALRFGPVTIKRPERGMPSLDLKRLPEMVKLNLVDICEIDPPNGAEPIHWRLLTSHEVEDFCMAHLMLDFYRKRWLIEEYFRTLKSAGFKIENARMSDPKVFMNFAALAAIAAVTVTQMLRARDNPSGQALVDAFDPDDRPLLLAICKDYEGEAPTARQKNPHPPDTLAFATWIIARLGAWTGYHGKPGPATLSRGLRRYYEIKYGARISAGIV is encoded by the coding sequence GTGGCTCGGCCAGGCTCATGTATTCATGAGCTTGCTAAAGGCCAGCGGCGCGGCGAGGTTGGCTTTGGGCGATTTTTACGCAACCCCTCGGTGACAGTTGCAGCTTTGAGCGAAGCCGCAGGCAATAGAACTAGGGAGCGTGTCGCGGGCCGCGATATTCTGGCCATCCAGGACACTAGCGAGATTGTGCTGGGCGGGCCGAAGTTGCGGAAGGCGGGTTTTGGGCCAGTCGGTCGTGGTGGCTTTCTGGGCGGAGTTCTGCTGCATCCTGTGCTGGCGGTCGATGCAATGAGTGGTGAGTTGGTGGGTCTCGCCGACATTGCGGTGTGGAACCGCGGTAAACGAAATGACTTGCATCACGCACGCAGGCCCCTGGAGCAAAAGGAATCCCAGAAATGGCTCAATGGCGCAAGGCGGGCCAGCGAGGTTTTGGCCAAGGCTTTGCGCATCACGGTCGTTTCAGACAGGGAAAGCGATCTTTATGAGGATTTTGCACTGAAGCCTGAGAATGTGCAGGTGCTGATCCGAGCCAGTGCCAACCGCAACCTTGTTAACGGCGAGAAGTTGTTTGGATATGCTTCCCGTTTGCCGGAAGCTGGACGCATAAGTGTCACGATCCCCGCCAGCCCTGGCAGGCCAATCCGAGAGGCGCGTCTGGCGCTGCGCTTCGGCCCCGTGACGATCAAGAGACCGGAACGCGGCATGCCAAGCCTTGACCTCAAACGCTTGCCTGAGATGGTCAAACTTAATCTGGTTGATATCTGTGAAATTGATCCCCCGAATGGTGCAGAGCCCATCCACTGGCGCTTGCTCACCAGCCATGAGGTTGAAGACTTTTGCATGGCCCATCTGATGCTGGATTTTTACCGCAAGCGCTGGCTTATCGAAGAATATTTCCGCACCCTGAAGTCGGCGGGGTTCAAGATAGAGAATGCCAGGATGAGTGACCCGAAGGTCTTCATGAATTTCGCTGCCCTTGCAGCCATTGCTGCAGTGACGGTCACCCAGATGCTGCGCGCCCGCGACAATCCTTCCGGTCAGGCACTCGTCGATGCCTTTGATCCTGATGACAGGCCTTTGCTTCTCGCAATCTGTAAGGACTACGAAGGCGAGGCTCCAACCGCACGCCAGAAAAATCCTCATCCGCCAGACACGTTGGCTTTTGCCACTTGGATCATCGCAAGGCTTGGAGCTTGGACCGGCTACCACGGCAAGCCTGGCCCCGCAACGCTCTCACGCGGCCTCAGGCGTTATTATGAGATCAAATACGGTGCACGAATATCAGCGGGAATTGTGTGA
- a CDS encoding type II toxin-antitoxin system RelE/ParE family toxin — protein sequence MAAAEGVYRGIVEAAQKLPQFPDIGRSGRHAETRELSVSGLPYLLVYEVTTETVTILAIFHTSRDLAQALRNRMSV from the coding sequence ATAGCCGCCGCAGAGGGCGTCTATCGAGGGATTGTCGAAGCGGCACAAAAACTGCCTCAGTTTCCTGATATTGGGCGTTCCGGACGTCACGCTGAGACGCGGGAACTAAGCGTCTCAGGACTACCATATCTGCTTGTTTATGAGGTCACGACCGAGACTGTGACCATTTTAGCTATATTCCACACATCGCGTGATTTGGCGCAAGCTCTACGAAATCGAATGAGCGTATAG
- a CDS encoding ABC transporter ATP-binding protein, with amino-acid sequence MDNSNKQPLLKISGLQISSDDGLVVDDVDLTLQKGRVLGLIGESGAGKSTIGLATLGFARGGLQITGGTITLDGQDVLSLSRKNTQKMRGCRISYVAQSAAAAFNPAHKLIDQVIEATVWHKLMKRSEAKSRAVELFTFLGLPDPQHFGERYPHQVSGGQLQRAMTAMALCASPDLVVFDEPTTALDVTTQIEVLIAIKKAIATTGTAALYISHDLAVVAQIADDIMVLRHGKMVEQGSVRKIFDAPREDYTRELVAVRQKEIESRVEASTSLLTITNISAAYNPATPVLTDITLDLAKGQTLAIVGESGSGKSTLARVVSGLLQPTAGEIRFDGTVLPASLERRSKETLRNIQMISQLPDLALNPRRTIADIISRPLQFYFGMPRDARRKAVAELIDLTELPKNLLERYPAELSGGQKQRVCIARALAARPKLLLCDEPTSALDPLVAESILELLRRVQSETKTSYLFITHDLAIVRTIADKIAVMHQGSVVRYGLKLDVLSPPYDDYTAKLLASVPQMKPGWLDDIILKREERTIADTNKDMKA; translated from the coding sequence ATGGATAATTCAAACAAGCAACCACTGCTAAAAATCAGCGGTCTTCAGATAAGCTCGGATGATGGTCTGGTCGTTGATGATGTTGATCTGACTTTACAAAAAGGCCGCGTTCTTGGCCTAATCGGGGAGTCCGGCGCTGGCAAATCCACGATTGGTCTTGCAACGTTAGGTTTTGCACGCGGCGGGCTTCAGATTACCGGCGGGACAATCACACTGGACGGGCAGGACGTACTTTCACTCTCCCGCAAGAACACGCAGAAAATGCGGGGCTGCCGGATTTCCTATGTAGCCCAATCGGCTGCGGCTGCTTTCAATCCCGCGCACAAGCTGATTGATCAGGTGATAGAAGCCACAGTCTGGCATAAGCTGATGAAGCGCAGCGAAGCCAAAAGCCGCGCTGTTGAGCTTTTCACGTTCCTCGGTCTACCTGATCCACAACATTTTGGTGAGCGCTATCCGCATCAAGTTTCTGGCGGTCAGCTTCAACGCGCGATGACCGCAATGGCTCTTTGTGCCAGTCCTGATCTTGTCGTCTTTGATGAACCGACAACCGCTCTTGATGTGACCACCCAGATTGAGGTGCTCATTGCCATCAAGAAGGCAATCGCAACGACCGGAACAGCAGCGCTTTATATTTCGCATGACCTGGCAGTTGTCGCGCAAATAGCAGATGACATCATGGTTTTGCGCCACGGAAAAATGGTTGAACAAGGTTCTGTTCGCAAAATTTTTGACGCTCCGCGCGAAGACTATACGCGCGAGCTTGTGGCTGTTCGCCAAAAGGAAATCGAAAGCCGCGTAGAAGCGTCGACCTCACTGCTTACCATTACAAACATTTCGGCCGCTTATAATCCGGCAACACCGGTACTAACCGACATCACTCTTGATCTCGCAAAAGGTCAGACGCTGGCTATCGTGGGGGAATCCGGCTCCGGGAAATCGACACTGGCCCGCGTCGTGAGCGGGCTTCTTCAGCCGACAGCCGGAGAAATCCGCTTTGATGGCACAGTGCTGCCGGCAAGTCTGGAACGCCGCTCCAAAGAGACTTTGCGCAACATCCAGATGATTAGCCAGTTGCCCGATCTTGCGCTTAACCCGCGCCGGACCATAGCAGACATCATCAGCAGGCCATTGCAATTCTATTTCGGAATGCCCCGCGATGCGCGGCGCAAAGCGGTTGCTGAGTTGATAGACCTTACCGAACTGCCAAAGAACCTTCTCGAACGGTACCCGGCGGAATTGTCGGGCGGCCAAAAACAGCGTGTCTGTATTGCGCGCGCACTTGCTGCACGCCCCAAACTGCTTCTATGCGATGAGCCGACCTCGGCGCTGGACCCGCTAGTGGCAGAGAGCATTCTCGAACTGTTGCGTCGCGTACAAAGCGAGACAAAAACCTCTTATCTTTTTATCACGCATGATCTCGCAATTGTTCGCACCATAGCCGATAAGATTGCCGTGATGCACCAGGGCTCAGTTGTGCGTTATGGCTTGAAGTTAGACGTGCTAAGCCCGCCCTACGATGATTATACGGCAAAGCTTCTGGCATCTGTTCCGCAGATGAAGCCGGGATGGCTGGACGACATCATTTTAAAGCGTGAAGAACGCACTATCGCAGATACAAACAAGGACATGAAAGCATGA
- a CDS encoding ABC transporter permease: MSNRNKSSQLLAVIGFGGIAFFMLVAIFADWLAPHPISEVVGSVWQGPSSEALLGTDNIGRDLLSRVIWGTRLTLSIAAAATILAFMIGVPLGFLAALTRGWPDQVLSRGNDLLMAIPTLIFALVVLAVLPKSIFILIAVIAVLEATRVFRVSRAIASDIVVLDYIEIARLRGESKRWIIFHEVLPNALSPLLAEFGLRFVFSILFLSTLSFLGLGVQPPIADWGSLVKENKDGLMFGVFAALIPGGSIALLAISVNFVVDWTLHRTTSLKRGPQANG, translated from the coding sequence ATGAGCAACCGCAACAAAAGCTCACAGCTCTTGGCAGTAATTGGGTTTGGCGGGATCGCCTTCTTTATGCTTGTTGCAATTTTTGCTGATTGGCTCGCGCCGCATCCCATTTCGGAAGTGGTCGGCAGTGTGTGGCAGGGTCCTTCTTCCGAGGCGCTGCTTGGAACCGACAATATTGGCCGTGATCTTCTGTCCCGCGTCATCTGGGGCACGCGGTTAACGCTTTCAATTGCCGCTGCAGCTACAATTCTGGCATTTATGATTGGTGTGCCGCTTGGTTTTCTTGCAGCCCTGACGCGCGGATGGCCAGATCAGGTTCTGTCTCGCGGCAACGATTTGCTCATGGCAATACCAACACTGATTTTTGCGCTCGTGGTGCTGGCTGTTTTGCCAAAAAGCATTTTCATCCTGATTGCCGTTATCGCTGTTTTGGAAGCAACGCGCGTTTTCCGTGTGAGCCGCGCGATCGCCTCCGATATTGTGGTGCTCGATTATATCGAAATTGCGCGGCTGCGCGGCGAAAGCAAACGCTGGATCATCTTCCATGAAGTCCTGCCAAATGCTTTGTCGCCGCTGCTCGCAGAGTTCGGGCTGCGTTTTGTGTTTTCAATTCTGTTCCTTTCGACCCTTTCCTTTCTTGGACTTGGTGTTCAGCCGCCGATTGCCGATTGGGGCAGTCTGGTCAAAGAAAACAAGGATGGACTGATGTTCGGCGTGTTTGCCGCGCTTATTCCGGGTGGGTCCATTGCCTTGCTTGCGATCAGCGTGAACTTTGTCGTTGACTGGACTTTGCACCGCACGACCAGCCTTAAACGGGGCCCGCAAGCCAATGGATAA
- a CDS encoding addiction module antidote protein: MAEVLTTYDPAAALTDDEEIAFFMADAFETGDAAYIAKALGVVARAKGMADIAQKTGLSREQLYRSFSERGNPTLKTTLAVMRALGVELTAKPHHV; encoded by the coding sequence ATGGCTGAAGTACTGACGACTTATGATCCAGCGGCTGCGCTGACAGACGATGAAGAAATTGCATTCTTCATGGCTGATGCTTTTGAAACCGGTGACGCTGCTTATATCGCGAAAGCGCTCGGTGTTGTTGCTCGCGCAAAGGGAATGGCCGATATAGCGCAAAAGACAGGGTTATCTCGTGAGCAACTTTATCGATCGTTCAGTGAGCGCGGAAACCCAACACTGAAGACAACGCTTGCCGTAATGCGAGCGCTCGGCGTTGAACTAACAGCAAAGCCGCACCACGTGTAA